From Acidobacteriota bacterium, one genomic window encodes:
- a CDS encoding phenylalanine 4-monooxygenase, whose product MLTDTSFASVAADAVPEISNYKVRDEDLPAFTDLEFEHINELQLDHPGANDVDYRKRRDYIASLAKNFRETGIITDVEYTPREQRVWRYVAEELEELQQKYASPFYLRAKKDLFITTERIPQLTEMNRCLKELTGFRLAPIEGLVETRGFLSWLSYRTMLCTQYIRHHSHPAYTPEPDIVHEAIGHIPMFTNPNFADFSQFIGHGARIATDEQLEQLGRLYWFTVEFGLVEHEGDIKAYGAGLLSSFGEIEHAFSDKVERRPFVLDEVINHDFNYSDMQKTLYVIPSYAELKEVTRKYIESFGK is encoded by the coding sequence ATGCTGACAGACACAAGTTTCGCAAGCGTCGCCGCGGACGCTGTACCTGAGATCTCGAACTACAAGGTTCGTGACGAAGATCTTCCGGCGTTCACAGACCTCGAGTTTGAACATATTAACGAACTCCAACTTGATCATCCGGGCGCGAACGATGTCGACTATCGCAAGCGGCGCGACTATATCGCTTCGCTGGCGAAGAACTTTCGTGAGACCGGCATTATCACCGACGTTGAATACACGCCGCGCGAACAGCGTGTCTGGCGTTATGTCGCCGAAGAGCTTGAGGAGCTGCAGCAGAAGTATGCGTCGCCGTTCTATCTTCGGGCAAAGAAAGATCTCTTCATCACGACGGAGCGAATTCCCCAATTGACGGAAATGAACCGGTGCCTGAAAGAACTTACCGGATTCCGTCTGGCGCCGATCGAAGGCTTGGTCGAAACGCGCGGCTTTCTTTCGTGGCTTTCTTACCGGACGATGCTCTGTACACAGTATATTCGCCATCATTCGCATCCCGCTTACACGCCCGAGCCGGACATCGTCCACGAAGCGATCGGTCATATTCCAATGTTCACGAATCCGAACTTCGCGGACTTTTCGCAGTTCATCGGCCACGGCGCGCGTATTGCGACGGACGAACAACTGGAGCAGTTGGGCCGCCTTTACTGGTTCACCGTTGAATTCGGCCTGGTCGAACACGAAGGCGACATCAAAGCCTACGGCGCGGGGCTTCTTTCAAGCTTTGGCGAGATCGAGCACGCTTTTTCCGACAAGGTCGAACGCCGGCCGTTCGTCTTGGACGAAGTGATCAATCACGATTTTAACTATTCGGATATGCAAAAGACTCTGTACGTTATTCCGTCGTACGCGGAACTGAAGGAAGTGACAAGGAAGTATATTGAGAGTTTCGGAAAATAG
- a CDS encoding S8 family serine peptidase, producing the protein MTPQESLQLSRHLTTADIAAGEQVCPVCAREAREEYVPLLALDEEVAQLIRANAPDTQDFEAVCARCVQLFERAKDQILTDAALQKDGSRVLSTPLRLDADERFTGKGVTIAFLDSGFYPHVDLTTPNNRIVGYRNMMQADGDLTSLFQADVASWHGMMTSVVAAGNGSLSNGFYRGIAPESDVVLVKLARTGRITEQNIQDGLEWILSNRTKYKIRIVNISAGGDFEQSYLHDSLSQMVEECAAIGLTIVCAVGNAGHLPNHPVFPPASAPSCIAVGGLDDNNSINRAKRGMYRSSYGPTLDGFQKPEIIAPSIWVPAPILPNTPTAQQAELLEQLDQAEDGELHRIIRKNPKVDAELDAAIDREVHSIRQIIALKRRRQSVITAHYKYVDGTSFAAPIVSSVIAQMLEANSELTPQQVKRILISTAERLPHYEVDRQGWGVLDPRGAVAKAEEMRGA; encoded by the coding sequence ATGACGCCGCAGGAATCCTTACAACTTTCAAGACATCTGACAACGGCCGATATCGCCGCCGGCGAACAGGTTTGTCCGGTTTGCGCGCGTGAGGCTCGCGAGGAATACGTTCCGCTCCTTGCTCTGGATGAAGAGGTCGCACAACTGATTCGCGCCAATGCGCCCGACACGCAGGATTTCGAGGCGGTTTGTGCGCGTTGCGTACAGCTTTTCGAACGAGCGAAAGATCAGATCCTGACCGACGCGGCGCTTCAGAAAGACGGCTCGCGAGTGCTCTCGACGCCCCTTCGGCTTGACGCTGACGAGCGTTTCACGGGCAAAGGCGTGACGATCGCATTTCTTGATTCCGGGTTTTATCCGCACGTCGATCTGACGACGCCGAACAACCGCATCGTCGGATACAGAAATATGATGCAGGCCGACGGCGACCTGACTTCGTTGTTTCAGGCCGACGTCGCCAGCTGGCACGGAATGATGACGAGCGTCGTCGCGGCCGGCAACGGCTCGCTGTCCAACGGTTTTTATCGCGGCATCGCGCCGGAATCGGACGTCGTTCTCGTGAAACTCGCGCGAACCGGTCGGATCACCGAGCAGAACATCCAGGACGGGTTGGAGTGGATTCTGTCGAACCGCACGAAATACAAAATCAGGATCGTCAATATTTCGGCAGGAGGCGATTTTGAACAAAGCTATCTTCACGATTCGCTTTCGCAAATGGTCGAGGAGTGCGCTGCGATCGGTCTGACTATCGTCTGCGCGGTGGGTAACGCCGGGCATTTGCCCAATCATCCTGTCTTTCCGCCGGCCTCCGCGCCATCCTGCATTGCCGTCGGCGGACTGGACGACAACAATTCAATCAATCGCGCCAAGCGCGGAATGTACCGCTCGAGTTACGGTCCGACGCTCGACGGATTCCAAAAACCCGAGATAATCGCGCCGTCGATCTGGGTGCCGGCGCCGATCCTGCCGAACACGCCAACGGCGCAGCAAGCAGAACTGCTCGAGCAGTTGGACCAGGCGGAGGACGGAGAACTTCACCGAATAATCCGAAAAAACCCGAAGGTCGATGCCGAACTCGACGCCGCGATCGATCGTGAAGTTCACTCCATCCGTCAGATAATCGCGCTCAAGCGCCGGCGCCAGAGCGTCATCACCGCGCATTACAAATACGTCGACGGAACCTCGTTCGCCGCGCCGATCGTTTCAAGCGTGATCGCCCAAATGCTCGAGGCGAACTCCGAGTTGACGCCGCAACAGGTTAAGCGAATTCTCATTTCGACCGCCGAACGGCTTCCCCATTACGAGGTCGACCGTCAAGGCTGGGGTGTGCTCGACCCGCGCGGTGCGGTCGCGAAAGCCGAGGAAATGCGCGGCGCATAA
- a CDS encoding patatin-like phospholipase family protein yields the protein MISRKKVGLALSGGAARGFAHLGVVKAFADQGIPIDYIAGTSAGSIVGAAIASGLSVDEVIEIGKKISWYKVSGFPYSTKGLLSNAPMGEILEKSLPFKRIEDLPIPFAAVACALETGEKVIFRDKGDLITAVRASCAIPGVFVPVEYDGKNLIDGGVVSLVPAKTVKQLGAEVVIAVDVNACGATYWNSPSTFLGVLFQSAMLLLRTAGKSQHYRADVVIIPQIAHLRPDEIAKMDEFITLGEEAALAKMDEIKKLVFGD from the coding sequence GTGATTTCAAGAAAAAAAGTCGGGCTCGCGTTATCCGGCGGCGCCGCGCGCGGATTCGCGCATCTCGGTGTCGTCAAGGCATTTGCGGACCAAGGGATCCCGATCGATTACATCGCCGGAACCAGCGCCGGATCGATAGTCGGCGCGGCGATCGCCAGCGGACTGTCGGTCGATGAAGTCATTGAGATCGGCAAAAAGATAAGCTGGTACAAAGTTTCGGGGTTTCCGTATTCAACCAAAGGACTGCTCTCGAACGCGCCGATGGGCGAGATCCTGGAAAAGAGCTTGCCGTTCAAACGGATCGAAGATCTGCCGATCCCGTTCGCGGCGGTCGCCTGCGCGCTTGAGACGGGAGAAAAGGTCATCTTCAGAGACAAGGGCGATCTGATCACGGCGGTTCGTGCGAGTTGCGCGATTCCCGGAGTTTTCGTTCCGGTCGAATACGATGGCAAGAACCTGATCGACGGCGGCGTCGTTTCACTGGTCCCGGCGAAAACCGTCAAACAGTTGGGTGCGGAGGTCGTCATCGCGGTCGACGTCAATGCCTGCGGTGCGACGTACTGGAACTCGCCTTCGACGTTCCTCGGCGTACTTTTTCAATCGGCGATGCTCCTGCTTCGAACCGCCGGAAAGAGCCAGCATTACCGCGCCGACGTCGTTATAATTCCCCAAATCGCGCACCTCAGACCCGATGAGATCGCCAAGATGGACGAATTCATCACGCTCGGCGAAGAGGCCGCGCTCGCGAAGATGGATGAGATAAAGAAACTGGTTTTCGGAGATTAG
- a CDS encoding helix-turn-helix transcriptional regulator: MPKKGDIRTIDEFADEKFGEVGTEGRDSVEQGFEEFKLGFMIQEARKKKGMTQQELADKCGTNKAYISRIENDIKDVRLSTLRKIIESGLGGELELGIKF, encoded by the coding sequence ATGCCGAAAAAGGGTGACATTAGAACAATCGACGAATTTGCCGATGAGAAATTCGGAGAGGTTGGAACAGAAGGACGAGACTCGGTTGAGCAAGGATTTGAGGAATTTAAGCTCGGCTTTATGATTCAGGAAGCCCGCAAAAAGAAAGGGATGACCCAACAGGAACTCGCTGATAAATGCGGCACGAACAAGGCGTATATTTCGCGAATCGAGAACGATATCAAGGACGTTCGGCTTTCCACGCTGCGAAAGATCATCGAATCAGGGCTGGGTGGTGAGTTGGAGCTTGGAATCAAGTTCTGA
- a CDS encoding homogentisate 1,2-dioxygenase, producing MTPTTSEERLKYQSGFGNEFATEAVKGALPIGMNSPQKAPLGLYAEQFSGTAFTVPRAWNKRTWEYRIRPSVLHKPFERIGNGLWESRFDVENVTPNQLRWNPVPIPETATDFIDGVVTIAGNGDLFSQAGIGIHVYSCNKPMTDRFFYNADGEMLVVAEKNRVRFLTELGILEIGSGEIAVIPRGLKFRVELPDGSARGYICENYGSQFRLPDLGPIGANGLANPRDFETPVAWYEDREGDFELVAKFAGNLWRCAIPSSPLDVVGWHGNFAPYKYDLRRFNTIGSISYDHPDPSIFTVLTAPSGEPGVANCDFAIFPERWLVAENTFRPPWYHRNFMSEYMGLCYGQYDAKEEGFVPGGGSLHNCMSAHGPDVEAFEKASNADLQPQKLGGTMAFMFESRYLIRPTKFALESETLQADYYECWQGLRKYFGS from the coding sequence ATGACACCGACAACCAGCGAAGAAAGACTCAAATACCAATCAGGCTTCGGGAACGAATTCGCGACTGAGGCTGTGAAAGGCGCACTGCCAATCGGGATGAACTCACCGCAAAAGGCGCCGCTCGGGCTTTACGCCGAACAATTCTCGGGCACTGCGTTCACCGTTCCGCGTGCGTGGAACAAACGGACGTGGGAATATCGGATCAGACCTTCCGTTTTGCACAAACCGTTCGAACGAATCGGGAACGGCCTTTGGGAAAGTCGGTTCGACGTCGAAAACGTGACGCCGAATCAGTTGCGCTGGAATCCCGTTCCGATTCCCGAAACCGCGACCGACTTTATCGACGGCGTCGTCACGATCGCCGGAAACGGCGACCTCTTCTCGCAGGCCGGGATCGGGATCCACGTCTATTCCTGCAACAAGCCGATGACCGACAGGTTCTTTTACAATGCCGATGGCGAAATGCTCGTGGTCGCTGAAAAGAACCGTGTCCGGTTTCTTACCGAACTCGGAATTCTTGAGATCGGATCCGGCGAGATCGCCGTCATTCCGCGCGGTCTCAAATTCCGCGTCGAACTTCCGGACGGATCGGCGCGCGGCTATATCTGCGAGAATTACGGATCGCAGTTCCGGCTTCCCGACCTCGGACCGATCGGCGCCAACGGTCTCGCAAATCCGCGCGATTTCGAAACTCCCGTCGCTTGGTATGAAGACCGCGAAGGCGACTTTGAACTGGTTGCGAAATTCGCGGGCAATCTGTGGCGCTGCGCGATTCCGAGTTCGCCGCTCGACGTTGTCGGCTGGCACGGCAACTTCGCGCCGTACAAGTACGACCTGCGCCGGTTCAACACGATTGGATCCATCTCGTACGATCATCCGGATCCGTCGATCTTCACCGTGCTGACGGCTCCGTCGGGCGAACCCGGCGTCGCGAACTGCGATTTCGCGATCTTCCCCGAGCGCTGGCTTGTTGCCGAAAACACATTCCGTCCGCCGTGGTATCACCGCAACTTTATGTCGGAATATATGGGGCTCTGCTACGGCCAATACGATGCGAAGGAAGAAGGCTTCGTTCCCGGCGGCGGTTCGCTACACAATTGTATGTCGGCCCACGGACCGGACGTCGAGGCTTTCGAGAAGGCTTCGAACGCCGACCTGCAGCCCCAGAAACTCGGCGGAACGATGGCGTTTATGTTCGAGTCGCGTTACCTAATCCGGCCGACAAAATTCGCCTTGGAAAGCGAGACGCTTCAGGCCGATTATTACGAGTGCTGGCAGGGCTTAAGGAAGTACTTTGGTTCTTGA
- the hppD gene encoding 4-hydroxyphenylpyruvate dioxygenase, which yields MTTQNPLGLKRIHHVEFYVGNAKQAEFYYRKAFGFSRIAYSGLETGNRVTTSYAMRQNRINFVLTTPLTPDHPAAEHIKLHGDGVRDIAFLVEDADHAFNEAVRRGARAFIEPHDWTDENGSVRKAAIHTYGDTIHSLISYNNDNGHNYSGPFLPGFAKQEVAGEDVGLQLVDHIVGNVELGKMNYWCDFYRDVLGFFRYITFDDNDISTEYTALMSIVMSDGGHNIKFPINEPAEGKGGKSQIQEYIDFYGSAGAQHVALLCKDILHTVAKLQENGIEFLRVPDEYYDEIPARVGEIDESIEDLKRLGLLVDRDDEGYLLQVFTKPVEDRPTVFYEILQRKGCKGFGKGNFKALFVSIEEEQRRRGNL from the coding sequence ATGACTACACAAAATCCATTAGGACTGAAAAGGATACATCACGTTGAATTCTATGTTGGAAACGCCAAACAGGCGGAGTTCTATTACCGCAAGGCGTTCGGATTTTCGCGCATCGCGTATTCGGGACTCGAAACCGGAAACCGCGTGACGACGAGCTACGCGATGCGGCAGAATCGCATCAACTTTGTTCTGACGACTCCGCTCACGCCGGATCATCCGGCCGCCGAGCATATCAAGCTGCACGGTGACGGCGTCCGCGACATTGCGTTTCTCGTCGAAGACGCGGATCACGCTTTCAACGAAGCCGTTCGGCGCGGGGCGCGCGCCTTCATCGAGCCGCACGACTGGACCGACGAGAACGGATCGGTGCGCAAGGCCGCGATACACACCTACGGCGACACGATCCACTCTCTGATCTCGTACAACAACGATAACGGCCATAACTACTCCGGGCCGTTTCTTCCCGGTTTTGCGAAACAGGAAGTCGCCGGCGAGGATGTCGGGCTTCAGCTTGTAGATCACATCGTCGGCAACGTCGAACTCGGTAAGATGAACTACTGGTGTGATTTCTATCGCGACGTGCTCGGATTTTTCCGTTACATCACTTTCGACGACAACGACATCTCGACCGAATACACGGCGTTGATGTCGATCGTGATGTCCGACGGCGGACACAACATCAAATTCCCGATCAACGAACCCGCCGAAGGCAAAGGCGGAAAATCGCAAATTCAGGAATACATCGACTTTTACGGATCCGCCGGCGCGCAGCACGTTGCGCTGCTTTGCAAGGACATCTTGCACACGGTCGCCAAGCTCCAGGAAAACGGCATCGAGTTTCTTCGCGTTCCCGACGAGTATTACGACGAGATTCCGGCACGCGTCGGCGAAATCGACGAGAGCATCGAAGATCTGAAAAGGCTCGGACTGCTCGTCGACCGCGACGATGAAGGATATCTGCTCCAGGTTTTCACCAAACCGGTCGAGGATCGCCCGACGGTTTTCTACGAGATCCTCCAGCGCAAGGGCTGCAAGGGCTTCGGCAAAGGCAATTTCAAAGCGCTGTTCGTTTCGATCGAAGAAGAGCAGCGGCGGCGTGGCAATCTGTGA